From one Bacteroides eggerthii genomic stretch:
- a CDS encoding S46 family peptidase has protein sequence MKFRFVIIAVCCFFTLAVRADEGMWMLGNLDKQTRRTMKELGLQMPADKLYSSRRPSLKDAVVSFGGFCSGVVVSEDGLVFTNHHCGFSCVQQHSSVEHDYLKDGFVAHSRSEELPNPELYVRFLLRTEDVTKRVLGAVKPGMAEAERSATIDSVMFAVSEEVAHKDSTLVGIVDAYYGGNEFWLSVYRDYNDVRLVFAPPSSVGKFGWDTDNWVWPRHTGDFCVFRIYADRNNRPADYSPENVPYHPEYVAPVSLDGYKEGSFCMTLGYPGRTERYLSSFGIEEMMNNDNQAQIDVRGIKQAIWKREMDRRDSIRIKYASKYDESSNYWKNSIGVNRAIRKSHILEKKRAMEQELRRWIQQTPGERETLLQLFPDLELDYKNVREANHALAYFAEAFLNGPELVQLALSILNFDFEGEQKAVVANLKAIVEKYANLDLEIDKEVFTAMLKEYRSKVDSTYLPEFYGTIATRYGGNDKAYVDSLYASSELTTPRGLKRFLEQDTTYHIYDDPAINLGIDLIGKMFEINMQTREPAMNIARNERLLNGAVRRMYSSRNFYPDANSTMRLSFGTVCGYTPFDGAEYDYHTTTKGILEKVKAHAGDVDFEVQPEILSLFSNRDFGRYADEKGEMNVCFISNNDITGGNSGSAMFNAKGELLGLAFDGNWEAMGSDILYEPKMQRCIGVDVRYILFMIERYGKAGNLIRELKIASGR, from the coding sequence ATGAAATTTAGGTTCGTAATTATAGCCGTTTGTTGCTTCTTCACTTTAGCGGTGCGGGCGGATGAGGGCATGTGGATGCTGGGCAATCTGGATAAACAGACACGCCGTACCATGAAAGAGCTTGGCCTGCAGATGCCGGCAGATAAACTGTACAGTTCCAGACGCCCTTCATTGAAGGATGCCGTAGTCAGCTTCGGTGGCTTTTGTTCGGGGGTGGTTGTGTCGGAAGACGGATTGGTATTTACGAATCATCATTGCGGTTTCAGTTGTGTACAGCAACATTCTTCTGTGGAACACGACTATCTGAAAGACGGTTTTGTGGCGCATAGCCGCAGCGAGGAGTTGCCGAATCCGGAGCTTTACGTCCGTTTCCTGTTGCGGACGGAGGATGTTACAAAACGGGTGCTCGGCGCGGTGAAACCGGGGATGGCCGAAGCGGAACGCTCCGCTACGATCGACTCGGTGATGTTTGCCGTTAGTGAAGAAGTGGCTCATAAAGATTCGACTTTGGTAGGAATTGTAGATGCCTATTATGGCGGCAATGAGTTTTGGCTGTCCGTCTATCGCGATTATAACGATGTCCGGCTGGTGTTTGCGCCGCCCTCTTCGGTTGGAAAGTTTGGTTGGGATACGGATAATTGGGTGTGGCCGCGCCATACGGGCGATTTCTGCGTATTTCGTATCTATGCCGATAGGAACAACCGCCCGGCGGATTATTCGCCGGAAAACGTCCCTTATCATCCCGAATATGTGGCTCCGGTTTCGCTTGACGGATATAAAGAAGGTTCTTTCTGCATGACATTGGGGTATCCGGGCAGAACGGAACGCTATCTCTCTTCGTTTGGCATCGAAGAGATGATGAATAACGACAACCAGGCGCAAATAGATGTCCGGGGTATTAAGCAGGCTATCTGGAAGCGTGAAATGGACAGGCGGGACAGTATCCGCATAAAGTATGCCTCCAAATATGATGAAAGCTCCAATTACTGGAAAAACAGTATCGGAGTGAACAGGGCCATCCGGAAGTCGCATATTCTGGAGAAGAAGCGTGCGATGGAGCAGGAACTTCGCCGTTGGATACAACAGACGCCCGGAGAACGTGAGACGTTATTGCAGCTGTTTCCTGATTTGGAACTGGATTATAAAAATGTGCGTGAAGCCAATCATGCATTGGCCTATTTTGCCGAAGCATTTCTGAATGGGCCGGAGTTGGTGCAATTGGCTTTGTCCATTTTGAATTTCGATTTTGAGGGGGAACAGAAGGCTGTTGTGGCTAATCTGAAAGCGATTGTAGAGAAATACGCCAATTTGGATCTGGAGATTGACAAGGAGGTCTTTACAGCTATGCTGAAGGAGTATCGTTCCAAAGTGGATTCTACCTATCTACCGGAATTTTATGGTACGATTGCCACCCGGTATGGCGGCAATGACAAGGCTTATGTGGACAGCCTGTATGCAAGTTCGGAATTGACTACTCCACGCGGTTTGAAACGCTTTTTGGAGCAGGATACTACGTATCACATCTATGATGATCCTGCCATAAACCTGGGGATTGATCTGATTGGCAAGATGTTTGAAATCAATATGCAGACGAGGGAGCCTGCCATGAATATTGCCCGTAATGAGCGTTTGTTGAATGGTGCCGTACGCAGGATGTATTCGTCCCGTAATTTCTATCCCGACGCAAATTCTACCATGCGTTTGAGTTTTGGTACGGTATGCGGATATACTCCGTTTGACGGTGCTGAATACGATTATCATACAACGACTAAAGGCATCCTCGAAAAGGTGAAAGCCCACGCAGGTGATGTGGATTTTGAGGTGCAGCCGGAGATTCTTTCTTTGTTCTCCAATCGTGACTTTGGCAGGTATGCCGATGAAAAGGGGGAAATGAACGTTTGCTTTATCTCTAATAATGACATAACGGGCGGCAATTCGGGAAGCGCCATGTTTAATGCAAAAGGAGAACTTCTCGGATTGGCTTTTGACGGCAATTGGGAAGCGATGGGCAGTGACATCCTCTATGAACCGAAGATGCAGCGTTGCATCGGGGTGGATGTACGCTACATCTTGTTCATGATAGAAAGATATGGCAAGGCCGGAAACCTGATACGGGAACTGAAGATAGCTTCCGGCAGATAA
- a CDS encoding TIGR00341 family protein gives MEQPVNSNRNAFAIKNFLKEYLDLRKDKDNELETVDSIRKGVEFKGANLWILIFAIFMASLGLNVNSTAVIIGAMLISPLMGPIMGVGLSVGLNDFELMKRSLKSFLITTLFSVTTATIFFLVSPVAEGQSELLARTSPTIYDVFIALMGGLAGVTALSTKEKGNVIPGVAIATALMPPLCTAGYGLATGNLIYFLGAFYLYFINSVFISLATFIGVRVMHFQRKEFVDKNREKKVRKYIVLIAIVTMCPAVYLTVGIIQDTFFESAANRFVNEQLAFENTQVLDKKIHHEGKQHEIRVVLIGQEVPEASIAIARSKMKDYKLDNTKLVVLQGMNNESVDISSIRAMVMEDFYKNSEQRLVEQKQQISSLEKNLEQYRKYDELGKKIIPELKVLYPSVKSVSISHALELTVDSVRIDTVTLAVLKFGKHPDTHEKEKITEWLKARTGSSRLRLIAE, from the coding sequence ATGGAACAGCCTGTCAATTCCAACAGAAACGCATTTGCAATCAAGAACTTTCTGAAAGAGTATCTGGATTTACGCAAAGATAAAGACAATGAGCTCGAAACTGTCGATTCCATTCGGAAGGGTGTTGAGTTTAAGGGAGCCAATTTGTGGATTCTGATATTTGCTATCTTTATGGCCTCACTCGGTTTGAATGTCAATTCCACCGCCGTAATTATCGGCGCGATGCTTATCTCTCCGTTGATGGGACCTATAATGGGTGTGGGGCTTTCGGTCGGTCTGAATGACTTTGAACTGATGAAACGTTCACTGAAAAGTTTCTTGATAACCACCTTGTTCAGTGTTACCACCGCCACCATATTCTTTTTGGTCAGTCCGGTTGCCGAGGGACAGTCGGAGTTGCTGGCACGTACCTCACCTACGATTTATGACGTATTCATCGCATTAATGGGTGGCCTTGCGGGAGTAACGGCGCTTTCCACCAAAGAAAAAGGGAATGTGATTCCGGGTGTCGCCATTGCTACGGCGTTGATGCCGCCGCTGTGTACAGCCGGTTACGGATTGGCAACGGGCAATCTGATTTATTTCCTCGGTGCATTCTATCTTTATTTCATCAACTCCGTCTTCATCAGTCTGGCTACTTTTATCGGTGTGCGTGTGATGCATTTCCAACGCAAAGAGTTTGTGGATAAGAATCGTGAGAAGAAAGTGCGGAAGTATATCGTACTGATAGCTATTGTCACGATGTGCCCGGCTGTATATCTTACGGTAGGGATTATTCAGGATACTTTCTTTGAAAGCGCAGCAAACCGTTTTGTAAACGAACAGCTTGCGTTTGAAAACACACAGGTATTGGATAAAAAAATCCATCATGAAGGCAAACAGCACGAAATACGCGTAGTCTTGATAGGGCAGGAAGTGCCGGAAGCCTCTATTGCCATAGCCCGCAGTAAAATGAAAGATTATAAACTGGATAATACCAAACTGGTTGTGCTTCAAGGGATGAACAACGAGTCGGTGGATATTTCCTCTATTCGGGCCATGGTTATGGAGGATTTCTATAAGAACAGTGAGCAGCGTCTGGTGGAGCAGAAACAACAAATCTCTTCATTGGAAAAGAACTTGGAACAGTATCGGAAATACGATGAATTGGGCAAAAAGATTATTCCTGAGTTGAAAGTGCTTTATCCTTCCGTTAAGTCGGTTTCCATTTCTCATGCACTCGAACTGACGGTTGACTCAGTACGGATAGATACCGTTACGCTTGCTGTCTTGAAGTTCGGCAAGCATCCGGACACCCATGAGAAAGAGAAGATTACCGAATGGCTGAAAGCGCGTACCGGTTCCAGTCGGTTAAGGTTGATTGCTGAATGA